A genome region from Nymphalis io chromosome Z, ilAglIoxx1.1, whole genome shotgun sequence includes the following:
- the LOC126780237 gene encoding sodium/potassium/calcium exchanger 4-like, translating into MFRYKLVAVAAVTLWLSLSYATALEDFNVTDGDDDYLTVFNYNGEEVYITKELMKRLTRESETWHWRPWLRTKTEVVGNIMQEVERSSEDSVNSFPVSIFDDEELRSGAFILYVMFGIYAFTLLAIVCNDYFIPCVEMICEDLKIPQNVAAATFMSVATSCPEFFVNVISTFLTKSDMGIGTIVGSAIFNLLGVAAVGSLAAVAPIAIERRPVTRDVLIYMINVGVLVAIVWDGQVVWYEATVLGILYITYFLFMFTSPKLFILFDIVTASYCKNKEHSEYVVSIDGKPVEEGVDNKGFDNSDTQTNNGTNNEKISVEKVEVDEKPKKSIFKFPKEKSIIFKIWWLYTFPLKLVLGLTIPSPITCKRFYPLAFLMCIIWIGVNSYFVSWSMTVLGHTFYIPESVMGMTFLAFGGCLPEACSIFIMSRRGEGGIGVSNALGANSLAILFALGLPWLIKTLTLLAQGADTAVTINSAGIDFVVGSLLVAALLLWICLFIAKFKLRRSLGFALICLYVVFITFAILVEMGIILNREIAF; encoded by the exons ATGTTCCGATATAAGCTAGTTGCGGTCGCCGCTGTGACACTATGGCTATCTTTATCGTACGCTACGGCTCTCGAAGATTTCA ATGTGACTGATGGGGATGATGATTATTTAACTGTGTTTAACTATAATGGCGAAGAGGTGTATATAACAAAGGAACTCATGAAGAGATTGACCCGTGAGTCCGAGACATGGCACTGGAGGCCCTGGTTGAGGACGAAGACTGAGGTAGTCGGAAATATTATGCAAGAAGTGGAACGCTCTAGTGAAGACTCGGTTAATAGTTTCCCTGTTAGTATATTCGATG acGAAGAACTTCGAAGCGGTGCATTCATACTATACGTAATGTTTGGGATCTACGCCTTTACACTTTTAGCAATAGTGTGCAACGATTACTTCATACCCTGCGTCGAAATGATTTGCGAGGATTTGAAGATACCGCAG AACGTAGCGGCTGCTACGTTCATGTCAGTAGCAACGTCATGTCCCGAGTTCTTCGTGAACGTGATCTCGACTTTCCTGACGAAGTCCGATATGGGTATAGGCACCATAGTTGGTTCCGCTATATTCAACTTACTAGGCGTCGCAGCTGTTGGTAGCTTAGCGGCGGTAGCG CCTATCGCGATAGAGCGCCGCCCCGTGACGAGAGATGTCCTTATCTACATGATCAATGTTGGCGTGTTGGTAGCCATAGTGTGGGACGGGCAAGTGGTGTGGTACGAGGCAACTGTACTGGGCATTCTATACATTACTTATTTCCTCTTCATGTTCACTAGTCCGAAGCTGTTCATTTTGTTCGATATCGTCACGGCGTCTTACTGTAAAAACAAGGAACATTCAGAAT ACGTAGTGTCAATAGACGGGAAACCCGTCGAGGAAGGCGTTGATAACAAGGGATTCGACAATAGTGATACTCAGACAAATAATGGGACGAACAACGAAAAGATATCAGTGGAGAAGG TGGAAGTTGATGAGAAACCAAAGAAGAGTATATTCAAATTCCCGAAGGAGAAGTCAATAATCTTTAAGATCTGGTGGCTGTACACTTTTCCTCTCAAACTTGTATTGGGACTCACAATTCCGTCACCGATAACCTGCAAGAGATTCTATCCATTAGCTTTCCTTATGTGCATCATATGGATAGGTGTCAACTCTTACTTCGTGTCTTGGAGCATGACTGTTTTAG GTCATACATTCTACATACCTGAGTCAGTCATGGGGATGACGTTCCTTGCATTTGGCGGGTGTCTTCCTGAGGCTTGTTCTATTTTCATCATGTCCAGGAGAG GTGAGGGCGGTATTGGCGTGTCAAATGCGCTGGGGGCTAATTCATTAGCGATATTGTTCGCACTCGGCTTGCCATGGCTTATCAAAACGCTCACTTTATTGGCTCAGGGAGCCGACACGGCTGTCACCATCAACTCAGCGGGCATTGACTTCGTGGTTGGCTCTTTACTAGTGGCCGCTTTACTGTTGTGGATCTGTTTGTTTATAGCAAAATTCAAGCTCAGGAGAAGCCTTGGCTTTGCACTTATTTGTCTGTATGTGGTATTTATTACCTTCGCGATCCTTGTTGAAATGGGTATCATACTAAATAGAGAAATCGCGTTTTAA